The following are from one region of the Channa argus isolate prfri chromosome 6, Channa argus male v1.0, whole genome shotgun sequence genome:
- the ercc2 gene encoding general transcription and DNA repair factor IIH helicase subunit XPD, translating into MKLNIEGLLVYFPYDYIYPEQYSYMLELKRTLDAKGHGVLEMPSGTGKTISLLSLIVAYQRAFPLDVTKLIYCSRTVPEIEKVVEELRKLMEFYSKETGENNNFLALALSSRKNLCIHPEVSSLRFGKEVDGKCHSLTASYIRAQRHSDPNQPVCRFYEEFDAVGRQVPLPAGIYNLDDLKDFGRRKGWCPYYLARYSILHANIVVYSYHYLLDPKIADLVSKELAKKSVVVFDEAHNIDNVCIDSMSVNITRRTLDRCQNNVDTLQNTIHKIKETDSAKLKEEYRRLVEGLKEANVARETDVYLANPVLPDEILQEAVPGTIRTAEHFVGFLRRFLEYLKSRLRVQHVVQESAPQFLKDIFDKVCIDRKPLRFCAERLQSLLRTLEIADIADFSAVTLISNFATLVSTYSQGFTIIIEPFEDRTPTIANPVLHFSCMDPSIAIKPVFQRFQSVIITSGTLSPLEIYPRILDFRPVTMASFTMTLARTCLCPLIVGRGNDQVALSSKFETREDFAVIRNYGNLLLEMSAVVPDGIVAFFTSYIYMENIVASWYEQGILENIQRNKLIFIETQDAAETSMALEKYQEACDNGRGAILLSVARGKVSEGIDFVHHFGRAVIMFGVPYVYTQSRILKARLEYLRDQFQIRENDFLTFDAMRHAAQCVGRAIRGKTDYGLMIFADKRYARADKRGKLPRWIQEHINDGSLNLTVDEAVQLSKHFLRQMAQPFRQEDQLGLSLLTLEQLESEEMLQKITQIAHQT; encoded by the exons ATGAA GCTCAACATTGAGGGTCTGTTGGTGTATTTTCCTTATGACTACATCTACCCTGAGCAGTACTCCTACATGCTGGAGCTGAAGAGGACACTGGATGCCAAA GGACATGGAGTCCTTGAGATGCCATCCGGAACAGGGAAGACCATCTCTCTGCTGTCTCTCATTGTTGCCTACCAAAGG gccTTTCCTTTGGATGTGACCAAGTTAATATACTGCTCCAGAACAGTTCCTGAGATCGAGAAG GTTGTGGAGGAGCTGAGGAAGCTGATGGAGTTTTATTCAAAAGAAACTGGAGAGAACAACAACTTCCTGGCTTTGGCCCTTTCGTCTAGAAAAAACCTCTGCATCCACCCAGAG GTGAGCTCTCTGCGCTTCGGTAAGGAGGTTGATGGGAAGTGCCACAGTCTGACAGCATCATACATACGTGCGCAACGCCACAGCGACCCCAACCAACCAGTGTGTCGCTTCTACGAG GAGTTTGATGCCGTTGGCCGACAGGTGCCTCTTCCTGCTGGCATCTACAACCTCGATGATCTGAAGGACTTTGGCAGGAGAAAAGGCTGGTGTCCTTACTATCTGGCCCGCTACTCA ATCCTGCATGCCAACATCGTGGTGTACAGCTACCACTACCTGCTGGACCCTAAGATAGCTGACCTGGTGTCCAAAGAGCTGGCCAAGAAATCTGTAGTGGTGTTTGATGAGGCTCATAATATAG ACAACGTTTGTATCGACTCCATGAGCGTGAACATCACCAGAAGAACGCTGGACCGCTGCCAGAACAATGTGGACACACTTCAGAACACCATACACAA GATAAAGGAGACGGACTCCGCAAAGCTGAAGGAGGAGTACAGGAGATTGGTGGAGGGGCTGAAGGAAGCCAACGTTGCCAGGGAAACGGACGTCTACCTCGCAAATCCAGTGTTGCCCGATGAAATTCTTCAAG AGGCCGTTCCTGGTACTATTCGCACAGCCGAGCACTTTGTTGGCTTCTTGAGACGTTTCCTGGAGTATCTGAAGTCCCGTCTGAGGGTCCAACATGTCGTGCAGGAGAGCGCCCCGCAGTTCCTCAAAGACATCTTTGACAAAGTCTGCATCGACCGCAAGCCTCTAAG GTTTTGTGCAGAGCGGTTGCAGTCATTACTACGAACACTGGAGATTGCAGACATTGCTGACTTCTCAGCTGTTACACTTATCTCAAACTTTGCTACCCTGGTCAGCACCTACAGCCAAG GTTTTACCATAATCATTGAACCCTTTGAAGACAGAACCCCAACCATCGCCAACCCTGTGCTGCACTTCAG TTGCATGGACCCGTCTATAGCTATCAAACCTGTTTTTCAAAGATTTCAGTCGGTCATCATCACTTCAGGG ACTCTGTCTCCACTGGAAATCTATCCCAGAATCCTCGACTTTCGCCCTGTTACTATGGCATCCTTTACCATGACGCTGGCACGGACCTGCCTCTGTCCTCTA ATCGTTGGAAGAGGAAATGATCAGGTGGCCCTGAGCTCAAAGTTTGAGACGAGAGAAGACTTTG ctgtgATCCGTAACTATGGCAACCTACTTCTGGAGATGTCTGCCGTTGTTCCTGATGGTATTGTGGCTTTTTTCACCAGCTATATCTACATGGAGAACATAGTGGCGTCTTGGTATGAACAG GGTATTTTGGAGAACATCCAGAGAAACAAGCTGATCTTCATTGAGACCCAAGATGCTGCAGAGACAAGCATGGCTCTGGAGAAATACCAGGAG GCATGTGACAACGGCAGGGGAGCCATCCTCCTCTCTGTGGCCAGAGGGAAAGTGTCCGAAGGGATTGATTTCG tgcacCACTTTGGCCGGGCAGTCATCATGTTTGGAGTCCCTTATGTTTACACACAGAGCCGCATCCTCAAG GCTCGGCTGGAGTACCTGCGGGATCAGTTCCAGATCAGAGAGAACGACTTCCTAACGTTTGATGCCATGCGTCATGCGGCTCAGTGTGTGGGCCGAGCCATCAGAGGCAAGACAGACTACGGGCTCATGATTTTTGCCGATAAG CGTTATGCTCGAGCAGACAAACGTGGGAAGCTTCCTCGCTGGATTCAGGAGCACATAAACGACGGCAGTCTGAATCTCACGGTTGATGAGGCCGTTCAGCTCTCCAAGCATTTTCTGCGGCAGATGGCTCAGCCGTTCCGACAG GAGGACCAGTTGGGTCTGTCTCTGTTGACACTCGAGCAGCTGGAGTCGGAGGAGATGCTGCAGAAAATCACCCAGATCGCTCATCAGACCTGA